A genomic region of Trifolium pratense cultivar HEN17-A07 linkage group LG3, ARS_RC_1.1, whole genome shotgun sequence contains the following coding sequences:
- the LOC123913812 gene encoding V-type proton ATPase 16 kDa proteolipid subunit, with translation MAPFSGDETAPFFGFLGAAAALVFSCMGAAYGTAKSGVGVASMGVMRPELVMKSIVPVVMAGVLGIYGLIIAVIISTGINPKAKSYYLFDGYAHLSSGLACGLAGLSAGMAIGIVGDAGVRANAQQPKLFVGMILILIFAEALALYGLIVGIILSSRAGQSRAE, from the exons ATGGCTCCATTCAGCGGCGATGAAACGGCACCGTTTTTTGGCTTCCTTGGAGCCGCAGCTGCTCTCGTTTTCTCCT GTATGGGAGCTGCCTATGGAACAGCAAAGAGTGGTGTTGGTGTAGCTTCGATGGGTGTGATGAGACCGGAGCTGGTGATGAAGTCTATTGTACCTGTTGTTATGGCTGGTGTTTTGGGTATTTACGGGCTTATTATTGCTGTTATTATCAGTACTGGAATTAACCCAAAGGCCAAATCTTATTACCTTTTTGATGGTTATGCACATCTCTCCTCTGGTCTTGCTTGTGGACTTGCCGGCCTATCTGCCGGTATGGCTATTGGTATTGTTGGTGATGCTGGTGTTAG AGCCAATGCACAACAGCCAAAACTTTTCGTTGGAATGATTCTTATCCTCATCTTTGCTGAAGCTCTTGCCCTTTACGGTCTCATTGTTGGTATTATCTTGTCTTCACGTGCCGGTCAGTCTAGAGCCGAATGA